From a single Aquificaceae bacterium genomic region:
- a CDS encoding mannose-1-phosphate guanylyltransferase/mannose-6-phosphate isomerase, translated as MKVLILAGGSGTRLWPLSREKHPKQFLKLFEGKSFLKLTYERALRLVDHKDIVIVTNEEYQHKVVNDLYPYEGYSVIVETYRRNTGPAVALGLLYIKEFLMVDDEEVVAVLASDHLIKPEESFVEYMKFAEDIAKEGYLVTFGVKPTRPEVNFGYIRAGGTIEEYGRLKAYTIDEFIEKPERERAEKMLKEGFYFWNSGNFVFKLGVVFDEYRLNAPEIYGFMLEGYHGFLENYSRLPDISFDYIEMEKTKRGAVVPMDIFWSDVGSFDGLYSIMEKDERDNACVGRGICLDSEGNLVYSNGKLVCLVDIQDTVVVEDRDAVLVMRRGSAAKVRDVVRLLKEKGLREAYYHLEKSYEWGTELLLESGDGYRIHKVSILPGRGTGLRMHMHHSRSWTVLRGTLQISIGSEKSYYTSGESFHAYRTTPYSIENTGFIVAELLQISMGEYVEDEDIIFL; from the coding sequence ATGAAGGTGCTTATACTTGCAGGGGGTAGTGGAACAAGATTGTGGCCCCTCTCTAGAGAAAAGCACCCCAAACAGTTTTTGAAACTCTTTGAAGGTAAGTCTTTTCTCAAACTAACTTATGAGCGGGCTCTAAGGCTCGTAGACCACAAGGACATAGTTATCGTAACTAACGAGGAATACCAGCACAAGGTTGTAAACGACCTGTATCCTTACGAGGGATACAGCGTTATTGTAGAGACTTACAGAAGAAATACGGGTCCGGCGGTTGCTCTTGGACTGCTATACATCAAGGAATTTTTGATGGTTGACGATGAAGAGGTTGTTGCAGTACTTGCTTCTGACCATCTCATAAAGCCCGAGGAGTCCTTCGTGGAATATATGAAGTTTGCAGAGGATATAGCCAAGGAGGGCTATCTGGTTACCTTTGGTGTAAAGCCCACGAGGCCAGAGGTCAACTTTGGATACATAAGGGCGGGAGGAACTATAGAGGAGTACGGGAGGCTTAAGGCTTACACAATAGATGAGTTTATCGAAAAGCCAGAGAGGGAAAGGGCGGAGAAAATGCTGAAGGAGGGCTTTTATTTCTGGAACTCGGGGAATTTTGTTTTCAAGCTGGGGGTTGTCTTTGACGAATACAGGCTGAATGCTCCAGAAATATACGGCTTCATGCTGGAGGGTTATCACGGCTTTCTGGAAAACTACTCAAGGCTTCCAGATATATCCTTTGACTACATAGAAATGGAGAAAACAAAAAGGGGCGCTGTAGTTCCTATGGATATTTTCTGGAGTGACGTGGGCTCTTTTGACGGTCTTTATTCCATAATGGAGAAGGATGAAAGGGACAACGCCTGCGTGGGAAGGGGTATTTGCCTTGACAGTGAAGGTAATCTGGTATACAGCAACGGGAAACTTGTATGCCTTGTAGATATTCAGGACACCGTAGTGGTAGAGGACAGAGATGCAGTGTTGGTGATGAGGCGGGGAAGTGCCGCTAAGGTGAGAGATGTCGTCAGGCTTCTCAAAGAAAAGGGGCTCAGGGAGGCATACTATCATCTTGAGAAAAGCTACGAGTGGGGAACCGAACTCCTCTTAGAGTCCGGTGATGGTTACCGCATACATAAGGTGAGCATACTTCCCGGCAGGGGCACAGGTCTTCGTATGCACATGCATCACAGCAGGAGCTGGACGGTGCTCAGAGGCACCCTGCAGATAAGCATAGGAAGTGAGAAGTCCTATTACACTTCTGGTGAATCCTTTCACGCATACAGAACTACTCCTTACAGTATAGAGAATACTGGTTTTATAGTGGCGGAGCTACTGCAGATTAGTATGGGTGAATACGTTGAAGATGAGGATATAATTTTCTTATAA
- a CDS encoding phosphoglycerate kinase — MPFRKKTLRDVDLRGKRVLVRVDFNVPMDELGNIEDDTRIRASLPTIDYLLDARAKIILMSHLGRPKGRDEKLSLAPVAKRLSRYLNREVKVLPDCVGEEVEREVFSMKEGEVVLLENLRFHEGESKGSEEFAKNLARLGEVYVSDAFGTCHRKHASVYLVPQLLKPAVMGFLLEKEIGYFEKAMVNPQRPVVAIIGGAKVSSKLGIIKNLLKRVDKLFIGGAMAFTFIKAMGYRVGGSLVEEELIPTARDIMEVARKLDVSLYLPVDFVTGKEISDNTPTRVVPWQEIPDGWMGLDIGPVSVGLLKEIVADAQTIIWNGPMGVFELDRFKDGTYETAKLLAQSPALTIAGGGDTDHAIHRAGVYNAIDFVSTGGGAFLELLEGNSLPCIEVLDDA; from the coding sequence ATGCCTTTCAGGAAAAAGACCCTCAGAGATGTAGACCTCAGGGGCAAAAGGGTGCTTGTGAGAGTGGACTTTAATGTGCCCATGGATGAGCTGGGAAACATTGAGGACGACACCAGAATTAGAGCAAGCCTTCCCACCATAGACTATCTGCTGGATGCCAGGGCAAAGATAATTCTCATGTCTCACCTTGGAAGACCAAAGGGGAGGGATGAAAAGCTCAGTCTTGCACCAGTTGCAAAGAGACTCTCAAGATATCTCAACAGAGAGGTAAAGGTTCTTCCTGATTGTGTGGGTGAAGAAGTGGAGAGGGAAGTGTTCAGCATGAAAGAAGGAGAGGTGGTGCTTCTGGAAAACCTGAGGTTTCATGAAGGGGAAAGCAAGGGGAGTGAGGAGTTTGCCAAAAATCTTGCAAGGCTAGGAGAAGTCTACGTGAGCGACGCTTTTGGCACATGTCATAGAAAGCACGCCTCTGTGTATCTCGTTCCACAGCTTTTAAAGCCTGCAGTTATGGGCTTTCTCCTTGAGAAAGAGATAGGCTACTTTGAAAAGGCTATGGTGAACCCCCAGAGGCCTGTGGTTGCCATAATAGGAGGTGCCAAGGTCTCCTCCAAGCTTGGCATAATAAAGAACCTTTTAAAGAGGGTTGACAAGCTTTTCATAGGCGGTGCTATGGCTTTTACCTTCATAAAGGCTATGGGCTACAGGGTGGGTGGCTCTCTTGTGGAGGAGGAGCTAATTCCCACTGCAAGGGACATAATGGAGGTAGCAAGAAAGCTTGATGTGAGCTTATATCTTCCTGTGGACTTTGTCACAGGAAAGGAAATCTCAGACAACACGCCCACAAGGGTTGTCCCTTGGCAGGAGATACCCGATGGATGGATGGGTCTTGATATAGGACCCGTTTCTGTGGGGCTTCTGAAGGAAATAGTGGCGGACGCCCAGACCATAATATGGAACGGTCCCATGGGTGTGTTTGAGCTTGACAGGTTCAAGGATGGAACTTACGAAACCGCCAAACTCCTTGCCCAGTCGCCCGCACTTACCATAGCAGGTGGTGGTGATACGGACCACGCCATTCATAGGGCAGGGGTTTACAACGCCATAGACTTTGTCTCTACTGGGGGCGGTGCCTTCCTTGAGCTTCTTGAGGGCAACAGCCTACCCTGCATAGAAGTGCTGGACGATGCATGA
- a CDS encoding DUF3488 and transglutaminase-like domain-containing protein, with translation MLVRLTTLVGILSLWNVSEPFYLFVFSLLYLLGVPMDIKGVYPVRRLFLNFLGIALSLYFLSSLSLEDLLRPFSHVVLLLISIKSLEEKKPRDLYQMLLLSLFAVSISTAYNLSLSFLLVFLLHSLLGVSSLIFLNLYRTAGEKRFDLNIYRYFVVSGVSLFFMVALFTLPFFFLLPRTQAPLFDLFSRGSGLKTGLAESVSLGKVGEIQEDNTVVLRAYGLPQHMKEPYWRAVVFGSYVKGTWLRVKEEAFQMPAGGGNLLYTLVLEPSFDNMIPALDYPYRVLSVEGMSSNAYMTTGNTLRLDREINRAIRVKVSSSNSLYLEEDPGDYLQVPQDVSPNLKRLAEDLSRDTKSDAEKLRRVVEHFSKGYQYSLKLEKYEGDPLDYFLFVSRKGNCEYYASATALLLRLMGVPARVVGGYRGALWNQYGGYHIVTNSMAHVWVEAYVNGRWLRVDTTPSYTSPAVRKISSLALIRDSIVSFWYSNIVGYSSQKQIRLFKGIGEGIKAEFSISNLRKRFFELTQLIFLALTFYLAFYLFQRSKKTPENLYRRTRELLHREGIVGEDALPEDIISACRDTELHRYVKFIISIYQRHRYSPYRVYPDEIEEGYRTLKRLKELIRNSRHS, from the coding sequence ATGCTGGTTCGTCTCACTACCCTTGTAGGTATACTTTCCCTGTGGAATGTATCAGAGCCATTTTACCTTTTTGTTTTCTCACTCCTGTATCTTCTCGGTGTTCCCATGGACATAAAGGGTGTGTATCCTGTAAGAAGGCTTTTCCTGAACTTTCTTGGTATAGCTCTCAGCCTTTATTTCCTCTCTTCTCTCAGCCTTGAGGACCTTCTCAGACCCTTTTCCCACGTGGTTCTTCTGCTTATCTCCATAAAAAGTCTGGAGGAGAAAAAGCCAAGAGACCTGTATCAGATGCTTCTTCTCAGCCTTTTTGCAGTGTCCATATCCACAGCCTACAACCTGAGCCTGAGTTTCCTTCTTGTCTTTCTTCTCCATAGCCTTCTCGGTGTTTCTTCTCTTATCTTCCTCAACCTCTACAGAACTGCTGGAGAGAAAAGGTTTGACCTTAATATTTACAGGTATTTTGTCGTATCAGGAGTATCCCTTTTCTTTATGGTCGCCCTTTTCACCCTCCCCTTCTTCTTTCTGCTTCCGAGAACTCAGGCTCCTCTTTTTGACCTTTTCTCCAGAGGCAGTGGTCTCAAAACTGGTCTTGCCGAGAGCGTAAGCCTCGGGAAGGTAGGGGAGATACAGGAGGACAACACAGTTGTCCTGAGGGCATACGGGCTCCCTCAGCACATGAAGGAGCCCTACTGGAGAGCTGTGGTCTTTGGGAGTTATGTCAAAGGCACATGGCTGAGGGTAAAGGAAGAGGCCTTTCAAATGCCTGCAGGAGGCGGAAACCTCCTTTACACCCTAGTGCTTGAACCCTCTTTTGACAACATGATACCAGCCCTTGATTATCCCTACAGAGTTCTCAGCGTAGAGGGTATGTCTTCCAACGCCTACATGACAACAGGAAACACCCTGCGCCTTGACAGGGAGATAAACAGAGCTATAAGGGTAAAGGTAAGTTCCTCAAACAGCCTATATCTTGAGGAAGACCCCGGGGATTACCTGCAGGTGCCTCAGGATGTGAGCCCCAATCTGAAAAGGCTGGCAGAAGACTTGTCCAGAGATACGAAGAGCGACGCTGAAAAACTCAGAAGGGTAGTGGAGCATTTTTCAAAAGGCTACCAGTACAGCCTCAAGCTTGAAAAGTATGAGGGCGACCCACTTGACTACTTCCTCTTCGTATCAAGGAAGGGGAACTGCGAATACTATGCCAGTGCAACTGCACTACTCCTGAGGCTTATGGGAGTTCCTGCAAGGGTTGTGGGGGGCTACAGAGGTGCACTGTGGAACCAGTATGGAGGTTATCACATAGTGACAAACTCCATGGCACACGTGTGGGTTGAGGCTTATGTAAACGGAAGATGGCTGAGGGTGGACACAACACCCTCTTATACCTCACCCGCAGTCAGAAAAATCTCATCCCTTGCCCTCATAAGGGATTCCATAGTGAGCTTCTGGTATTCAAACATAGTGGGCTATTCCTCACAGAAACAGATAAGGCTTTTCAAAGGCATAGGAGAAGGCATAAAGGCAGAGTTCAGCATAAGCAACCTCAGAAAAAGGTTCTTTGAGTTAACTCAGCTTATCTTTCTGGCTCTTACCTTCTATCTTGCCTTCTACCTCTTTCAGAGGTCCAAGAAAACGCCTGAAAACCTTTATCGCAGAACAAGGGAACTTCTTCACAGAGAGGGAATAGTGGGGGAAGATGCTCTACCCGAAGATATCATATCCGCCTGCAGAGATACAGAGTTGCACAGGTATGTGAAGTTCATAATCTCCATCTACCAGAGGCACAGATATTCTCCCTACAGGGTTTATCCCGATGAGATAGAGGAAGGCTACAGGACCCTGAAAAGGCTGAAAGAACTCATCCGTAATTCTCGTCACTCCTGA
- the trpC gene encoding indole-3-glycerol phosphate synthase TrpC, whose translation MLEEIIQHKKSEIRKDPDYVRRLEDLAGLREEIYSFEKALTSCRTRIIAEVKKSSPSEGKIKDIPAKEQAKLYGEAGAVAISVLTDRRFFSGSLEDLLEVRKSVNLPLLRKDFILDPVQVLEAKAYGADIVLFIVRVLEEKLLKDLLDYSKELGLSHLVEVFSLQESERALTAGADIIGINNRDLDTLRVDISLSEKLAPRIKEMGARFVIAESGIENREQVLRLENLGVDAFLVGTSLMKSKDPVKKLRELMGYNF comes from the coding sequence GTGCTGGAAGAGATAATTCAGCATAAGAAGAGTGAGATAAGAAAAGACCCAGATTATGTCAGGAGGCTGGAAGACCTAGCTGGGTTGAGGGAAGAAATCTATTCCTTTGAAAAAGCTCTTACCTCCTGCAGGACAAGGATAATAGCGGAAGTCAAGAAATCTTCACCCTCCGAGGGGAAAATAAAGGATATACCCGCAAAGGAACAGGCAAAGTTGTATGGGGAGGCTGGTGCTGTTGCCATATCTGTGCTTACAGACAGAAGGTTTTTCAGTGGCTCTCTTGAAGACCTCCTTGAGGTCAGAAAAAGCGTTAATCTCCCCCTTCTCAGGAAGGATTTTATCCTTGACCCGGTGCAGGTTCTTGAAGCCAAAGCCTATGGCGCAGACATTGTGCTGTTCATAGTCAGGGTTCTGGAGGAGAAGCTCCTGAAGGACCTTCTTGATTACTCTAAGGAGCTAGGACTCTCTCACCTGGTGGAGGTCTTCAGCCTCCAGGAGTCAGAGAGGGCTCTCACAGCAGGTGCTGATATAATAGGCATAAACAACAGAGACCTTGACACGCTCAGAGTAGACATAAGTCTTTCAGAAAAACTTGCTCCAAGGATAAAGGAGATGGGTGCAAGGTTTGTAATAGCGGAAAGTGGCATAGAAAACAGAGAGCAGGTGCTGAGGCTCGAAAACCTTGGCGTAGACGCCTTCCTTGTGGGAACAAGCCTCATGAAAAGCAAAGACCCTGTAAAAAAGCTCAGGGAGCTTATGGGTTATAATTTTTGA
- a CDS encoding sulfurtransferase TusA family protein: MRAVEEKEELLDLTGLMCPLPVVMTSEKMKRLAEGQKLTVISTDPGFERDIMSWCSQTGNELLSLKREEGKVVAVLRKRSEAIEPSILYWIKFHALGVKLHIRHILMELNPFTEKPDHFITFSAISEGTRAEKYLRGRAKLIPIPDEIDPRCGVVLAVHGYQKARDIYEELMKEGFGVEAIYKKEGKEYRRVYP, encoded by the coding sequence ATGAGAGCGGTAGAAGAGAAGGAAGAACTTCTTGACCTTACGGGGCTTATGTGTCCACTGCCCGTTGTTATGACCTCTGAGAAAATGAAGAGGCTGGCCGAAGGGCAGAAGCTTACAGTTATATCTACTGACCCGGGTTTTGAAAGAGACATAATGAGCTGGTGTAGCCAGACGGGCAACGAGCTTCTCAGCCTGAAAAGGGAAGAGGGTAAAGTGGTTGCGGTTCTGAGAAAGAGGTCTGAAGCTATAGAGCCTTCCATCCTCTACTGGATTAAGTTTCATGCACTTGGTGTAAAACTGCACATAAGGCACATACTCATGGAGCTCAACCCCTTTACTGAAAAGCCGGACCACTTTATAACCTTCAGCGCCATATCGGAGGGCACAAGGGCGGAGAAATACCTCAGGGGCAGGGCCAAGCTTATACCCATACCTGACGAGATAGACCCCAGATGCGGCGTGGTGCTTGCAGTTCATGGCTACCAGAAGGCAAGGGACATATACGAAGAGCTTATGAAAGAAGGCTTTGGTGTGGAGGCTATTTATAAGAAAGAGGGCAAGGAATACAGGAGGGTTTATCCATAG
- the queF gene encoding preQ(1) synthase — protein sequence MERKYGEIAIEEAQLEPWENPTPERNYMIEITFPEFSCLCPRSGYPDYATIRIRYIPDKYIVELRSLKLWLNKFRNRYISHEQATNEIYTALQETLKPRFLEVIGDFNPRGNVHTVIKVRSDENYG from the coding sequence ATGGAGAGAAAATACGGAGAGATTGCCATAGAAGAGGCCCAGCTTGAACCCTGGGAAAACCCTACGCCTGAAAGGAACTACATGATTGAAATAACCTTCCCTGAATTCTCATGCCTCTGCCCACGCTCAGGTTATCCCGACTATGCCACCATAAGGATAAGATACATACCGGATAAATACATCGTGGAGCTCAGGTCTCTAAAGCTCTGGCTCAACAAGTTCAGAAACCGCTACATCTCCCATGAGCAGGCGACCAATGAAATATACACAGCCCTTCAGGAAACTCTCAAACCCAGATTTCTTGAGGTTATTGGGGATTTCAACCCAAGAGGGAACGTGCACACGGTCATAAAGGTCAGGAGTGACGAGAATTACGGATGA
- the pdxJ gene encoding pyridoxine 5'-phosphate synthase, which produces MRLGVNIDHVATLRQARKTFEPSPLFAALIAQQAGADQITLHLREDRRHIQEEDLQLIKRAVHIPVNLEMAPTEEMKNIAMKVKPNRITLVPERREEITTEGGLNVVSMEEYLKEYLKDFKVACIEVSLFIEPEEAQLYASKNVGADAVELHTGKYANLFNAHRLQEALDELKRLKDAGLMAKSLGLRVYAGHGLTYKNTPLLVRELSGVVEELNVGHSIVSNALLWGMERAVEEFLKLMRL; this is translated from the coding sequence ATGAGGCTTGGTGTAAACATAGACCATGTGGCAACTCTCAGACAGGCAAGGAAAACCTTTGAGCCAAGTCCTCTTTTTGCAGCGCTGATAGCCCAGCAGGCGGGGGCAGACCAGATAACCCTTCACCTGAGAGAAGACAGAAGACATATACAGGAAGAGGACCTACAGCTCATAAAGAGAGCGGTGCATATTCCCGTAAACCTTGAAATGGCTCCCACAGAGGAGATGAAAAACATAGCCATGAAGGTAAAGCCAAACAGGATAACCCTTGTGCCAGAAAGAAGGGAAGAGATAACCACAGAAGGTGGGCTGAACGTGGTGAGCATGGAAGAATACCTGAAGGAATACCTGAAGGATTTTAAAGTTGCATGTATAGAGGTATCTCTCTTCATAGAGCCTGAGGAGGCTCAGCTTTACGCAAGCAAGAACGTGGGCGCTGATGCCGTGGAGCTCCATACTGGAAAGTATGCAAATCTCTTTAACGCCCACCGTCTGCAGGAGGCTCTTGATGAGCTCAAAAGGCTCAAGGACGCAGGCCTCATGGCTAAATCTCTTGGGCTGAGGGTTTATGCAGGTCACGGGCTCACTTACAAGAATACTCCTCTTCTCGTAAGGGAGCTATCAGGCGTTGTGGAAGAGCTGAATGTGGGGCATTCTATAGTTTCCAATGCCCTTCTCTGGGGTATGGAGAGGGCAGTTGAAGAGTTCTTGAAGCTCATGAGGCTCTGA
- a CDS encoding HD domain-containing protein: MFKEFSDPIHQLIKAYDCELKVIDSFPLQRLRFINQLGIAYLVFPSAQHSRFEHSLGTMELAGRIFESLGLRDKRLYQLVRLAGLLHDVGHTPFSHTTEVLLGDKSHESIGERVVYEEGILDTLRNCGYSYEDIELIVELAFKKGGNLPKIITGEFGADRMDYLRRDAYFCGTSYGFFDYSRLLENMVLVDGRKCVHISALRSLESFILGRYFMYSQVYFHKVVRILNIHLEEVVQDFLERGLLSREDFYRKTDQHILHLMIDRQGEEKVRRVLGREHFRQVFSTSSKGMFEFVRDRILEKYEESLFRFDRVSKRVLDEDIPIWDGHDMLSLKEESYLVASLRDIEVYRIYAHPEHRDEVREYVRKVSK, translated from the coding sequence ATGTTCAAAGAATTTTCAGACCCCATACATCAACTCATAAAGGCCTACGACTGTGAACTGAAGGTTATAGACAGTTTTCCCCTTCAGAGACTCAGGTTCATAAATCAGCTTGGCATAGCTTACCTGGTCTTTCCCTCTGCCCAGCACAGTCGGTTTGAACACTCCCTCGGAACTATGGAGCTCGCAGGGCGCATATTTGAAAGTCTGGGGCTCAGGGACAAAAGGCTATATCAGCTTGTCAGGCTTGCCGGTCTCCTGCATGACGTGGGGCACACGCCCTTTTCCCATACAACAGAGGTCCTTCTTGGAGACAAAAGCCATGAGTCCATAGGGGAAAGGGTGGTCTATGAGGAGGGAATACTGGATACACTCAGAAATTGTGGATATTCTTATGAAGATATAGAGCTTATTGTAGAGCTTGCCTTTAAGAAAGGAGGAAATCTGCCAAAGATAATCACCGGAGAGTTTGGGGCAGACAGAATGGATTATCTCAGAAGAGATGCCTACTTCTGCGGGACTTCATACGGCTTTTTTGACTACAGCAGGCTTTTAGAAAATATGGTGCTGGTGGATGGCAGAAAATGTGTTCACATAAGCGCCCTAAGGTCTCTGGAGAGTTTTATACTTGGAAGGTATTTTATGTATTCCCAGGTCTACTTTCACAAGGTGGTGCGTATACTCAACATACACTTAGAGGAGGTGGTGCAGGACTTTCTGGAAAGGGGGCTTTTGAGCCGGGAGGATTTTTACAGGAAAACTGACCAGCACATTCTCCATTTGATGATAGACAGACAGGGAGAGGAAAAGGTGAGGAGGGTGCTGGGAAGGGAGCATTTCAGGCAGGTCTTTTCCACTTCATCAAAGGGTATGTTTGAATTTGTCAGAGATAGAATTCTTGAGAAGTATGAGGAAAGCCTTTTCAGGTTTGACCGCGTGAGCAAAAGGGTGCTGGATGAGGACATACCTATATGGGACGGGCATGACATGCTCAGCCTGAAGGAGGAGTCTTATCTTGTGGCCTCCCTCAGGGATATAGAGGTTTACAGGATATACGCACATCCCGAGCACAGGGACGAGGTAAGGGAATATGTTCGCAAGGTATCTAAGTAA
- a CDS encoding inositol monophosphatase family protein, whose amino-acid sequence MHELELFLKVAKEASLLGGQVLKEFYRREDNPVMEKGEKDIYSLADKLSEERIREHIGRYLPDHLVVGEEDGGSADGDYVWYIDPLDGTKNFVAGFPIFGTSVGLLYRGRPLVGAVYLPVFDSLYWAVDSGGAFKNGKPIGVKQKGQLKQCYVAYGYPSRAKRDLNSYWNIFREVFDKVGAMRRPGAAAVDLCLLAEGVFDGLLEFELNPWDVVAGSLIAKEAGARVALTKGFSMGTDVYAGNEMCFTFIEKVLKLNLEEFHELSL is encoded by the coding sequence ATGCATGAACTTGAGCTATTTCTGAAAGTGGCAAAGGAGGCAAGCCTTCTGGGCGGACAGGTGCTCAAAGAGTTTTACAGAAGGGAGGATAACCCGGTAATGGAGAAGGGGGAAAAGGACATATACAGCCTTGCGGACAAACTTTCTGAAGAAAGGATAAGGGAACACATAGGCAGGTATCTGCCGGACCATCTGGTAGTAGGAGAAGAGGACGGTGGCTCTGCAGATGGTGACTATGTATGGTATATAGACCCACTGGACGGAACCAAGAACTTCGTGGCGGGCTTTCCCATCTTTGGAACATCAGTGGGGCTTTTATACAGAGGAAGACCTCTGGTGGGGGCTGTCTACCTGCCTGTTTTTGATAGCCTTTACTGGGCGGTGGACAGTGGTGGAGCATTCAAAAACGGGAAACCCATAGGCGTAAAGCAGAAAGGCCAGCTAAAGCAGTGTTATGTTGCCTACGGCTATCCTTCAAGGGCAAAGAGGGACCTTAACTCCTACTGGAACATATTCAGGGAAGTCTTTGATAAAGTGGGTGCCATGAGAAGACCGGGAGCTGCGGCGGTAGATCTGTGCCTTCTTGCGGAGGGTGTTTTTGATGGTCTTCTGGAATTTGAACTTAACCCGTGGGATGTGGTTGCGGGCTCTCTTATAGCAAAGGAAGCGGGCGCAAGAGTAGCTCTAACAAAGGGCTTTTCCATGGGAACTGATGTGTATGCGGGCAATGAAATGTGCTTTACCTTTATAGAAAAAGTCCTTAAATTAAACCTTGAGGAGTTTCATGAGCTTAGTCTATAA
- a CDS encoding phosphatase PAP2 family protein has product MINIEKVPFNHQLFYIINHSRHPLLDVFYRYFYLLGKGWFGASVGLFLFILGDPRFMKYVLAMLLQALIVKALKYTVRAKRPSAVLEDVYLLEKLRLKSFPSGDSAMSITVALCLLKGSPLLLKPLLFAYPLLVGYGRVYMGAHFPLDVLAGWSIGALCFLMVCVMF; this is encoded by the coding sequence ATGATAAACATAGAGAAGGTCCCTTTCAATCACCAGCTTTTCTACATCATAAACCACAGCAGACATCCACTATTAGATGTTTTTTACAGATACTTTTACCTTCTCGGTAAGGGCTGGTTTGGTGCTTCCGTGGGTCTTTTTCTTTTTATTCTTGGAGACCCGAGGTTTATGAAGTATGTCCTTGCCATGCTCCTTCAGGCTCTTATAGTCAAGGCTCTCAAGTATACGGTAAGGGCAAAGAGGCCCTCTGCGGTTCTTGAAGATGTATACCTCCTTGAAAAGCTCAGGCTGAAATCTTTTCCCTCAGGGGACTCGGCCATGTCCATAACCGTAGCCCTCTGTCTCCTGAAGGGTTCACCCCTTCTGTTAAAGCCCCTTCTGTTTGCCTACCCTCTTCTTGTGGGTTATGGCAGGGTCTACATGGGTGCTCACTTTCCACTGGACGTGCTCGCTGGCTGGTCCATAGGTGCCTTATGTTTCCTTATGGTTTGCGTCATGTTTTAA
- a CDS encoding glycosyltransferase family 39 protein, whose product MFPYGLRHVLILSLVFFIVGNWILSFTSIDEGRNADAVQNMLKSGDLLSPMYNCQPRFEKPPMLYWMAILSSYLFGLNEFSARLVSGLSAIGVVFLTYRIALEFFSRDIALKSALILATFPHMWLESRAFVPEMLNTFFAMQGLYAFLKRRFTLGWIALALAFLTKGPVGVVLALGIYFLWRRSFNFLSPVGVAIFLLLGSSWYVFMVAQHGYEYFYRFFVYENFMRYTGQRSTHPAPFYYYLVVIAVATLWYIPLYPKLIKSFRRDWIPLLLWFSFVLVFFSLARNKLHHYILLSYPPLAIMLAHVVSERYMKVITGLSLVALLLLMPPLYLYERERFAPKAYPVLKSYHGLLHFYRAEDSALVFYSGKCIKGLEEPLQARGMVITREKYMDELSQCRPVLKGREFDGVYVLLMCP is encoded by the coding sequence ATGTTTCCTTATGGTTTGCGTCATGTTTTAATCCTTTCGCTCGTATTTTTCATAGTAGGAAACTGGATACTCTCTTTTACTTCTATTGACGAAGGAAGAAATGCAGATGCAGTCCAGAATATGCTGAAAAGTGGAGACCTTCTGTCCCCCATGTATAACTGCCAGCCCCGCTTTGAAAAACCACCTATGCTCTACTGGATGGCGATTCTTAGCTCATACCTTTTTGGCCTTAATGAGTTTTCTGCAAGGCTGGTCTCAGGTCTTTCTGCGATTGGTGTTGTATTCCTTACTTACAGGATAGCTCTTGAGTTCTTTTCAAGAGACATAGCCCTCAAAAGTGCCCTTATTCTTGCTACCTTCCCTCACATGTGGCTTGAGTCAAGGGCCTTTGTGCCAGAGATGCTCAACACCTTCTTTGCCATGCAAGGGCTCTATGCCTTCTTGAAGAGAAGGTTCACTCTGGGATGGATTGCCCTTGCCCTTGCCTTCCTTACAAAGGGTCCTGTGGGGGTAGTGCTTGCCCTGGGCATATACTTTCTCTGGAGAAGAAGTTTCAACTTTCTCAGTCCAGTTGGCGTAGCCATCTTTCTCCTGCTTGGTTCCTCCTGGTATGTTTTCATGGTTGCCCAGCATGGATACGAGTATTTCTACAGATTTTTTGTATACGAAAACTTTATGAGATACACGGGGCAGAGGTCAACGCATCCCGCACCCTTCTACTACTATCTTGTTGTTATTGCGGTGGCAACCCTCTGGTATATACCCCTGTATCCAAAACTTATAAAAAGCTTCAGGAGAGATTGGATCCCCCTTCTGCTCTGGTTTTCCTTCGTCCTGGTGTTTTTCAGCCTTGCCAGAAACAAGCTTCATCACTACATACTTCTTTCCTACCCGCCCCTTGCAATCATGCTGGCTCATGTGGTAAGCGAAAGATACATGAAGGTTATAACAGGACTGTCCCTCGTAGCCCTGCTTCTTCTCATGCCACCCCTCTATCTCTACGAAAGGGAAAGGTTCGCACCAAAAGCCTATCCGGTGCTTAAGTCCTACCATGGTCTTCTCCACTTTTACAGGGCTGAGGATTCTGCCCTTGTTTTTTACTCGGGTAAGTGCATAAAAGGGCTGGAAGAGCCACTGCAGGCAAGGGGGATGGTAATAACAAGGGAAAAATACATGGATGAGCTCAGTCAGTGCAGACCCGTGTTAAAAGGAAGAGAGTTTGATGGGGTTTATGTTCTACTCATGTGCCCTTAG